The following are encoded together in the Bradyrhizobium sp. CCGUVB1N3 genome:
- the clcA gene encoding H(+)/Cl(-) exchange transporter ClcA: protein MDHNPGDGRQVKDERRGLLGLAAMALVIGAATGCVGAIFRLLLAHADRLRDAMIAWAYGHAIWGFLIVVGACAVATMVAAWMVRQFSPHASGSGIPHVEAVLHEEIPPAPFGLVPVKFIGGILAIGSGLALGREGPTVQMGAGIAVFAARVCRLCWADSRVLLAAGAGAGLATAFNAPIAGLVFVLEELVQRIEHRVAIAALAALATAIPVARLLLGDAPDFQVGPLSYPSAESAPLFFALGGIAGLLAVAYNRSLLATSAGRDQFGRLPIELRAGLIGASVGILAWFAPELVGGGDQITQRALIGHGSVVIVGGAFLIRFGLGALSYAAGTPGGLFAPLLVLGAQSGQLFGAACRLAFPTLAIPPEAFALVGMAAFFTGVVRAPVTGIVLVAEMTGNVTMLLPMLGACFMAMLLPMLLGNAPIYDSLREHTLRLERQIRQR from the coding sequence GTGGACCATAACCCTGGTGACGGCCGACAAGTCAAAGATGAACGTCGCGGCCTATTGGGGCTCGCGGCGATGGCCCTCGTCATAGGAGCAGCCACCGGATGCGTTGGGGCTATTTTCAGGCTTTTGCTCGCGCATGCAGATCGTCTGCGCGATGCGATGATCGCCTGGGCCTATGGCCACGCGATCTGGGGATTCTTGATTGTCGTCGGCGCGTGCGCTGTCGCAACCATGGTTGCCGCGTGGATGGTCAGGCAATTCTCGCCACACGCTTCGGGCAGCGGCATTCCGCATGTCGAAGCTGTCTTGCACGAAGAGATTCCACCGGCTCCGTTTGGTCTGGTCCCAGTGAAATTCATCGGGGGGATACTGGCGATAGGCTCCGGGCTGGCGCTGGGCCGCGAGGGGCCGACCGTCCAGATGGGCGCTGGTATCGCGGTTTTCGCTGCGCGCGTCTGCCGGCTCTGCTGGGCGGACTCCCGAGTGCTGCTGGCGGCCGGCGCCGGCGCCGGCCTTGCAACGGCCTTCAATGCGCCGATTGCCGGGCTCGTGTTTGTGCTGGAGGAGTTGGTGCAGAGGATCGAACACCGTGTTGCCATCGCCGCACTTGCAGCGCTGGCAACGGCGATCCCGGTCGCAAGGCTGCTTCTCGGTGACGCGCCCGACTTCCAGGTCGGGCCGCTGAGCTATCCCAGCGCTGAATCCGCCCCGCTGTTCTTTGCTCTAGGTGGCATCGCGGGCCTGTTGGCCGTCGCGTACAATCGCAGCCTGCTCGCGACCAGTGCAGGTCGGGACCAATTCGGGCGGCTACCGATCGAGCTCCGCGCCGGATTGATTGGCGCAAGCGTCGGTATATTGGCCTGGTTCGCGCCCGAACTGGTCGGCGGTGGAGACCAGATCACGCAGCGCGCGCTGATCGGCCACGGGAGCGTAGTGATCGTAGGGGGCGCATTCCTGATCCGATTCGGGCTTGGCGCTCTCTCATACGCTGCCGGCACTCCCGGCGGACTGTTCGCACCCTTGCTCGTGCTGGGAGCCCAGTCTGGGCAGCTGTTCGGCGCGGCTTGCCGCCTTGCATTCCCAACGCTCGCGATCCCGCCGGAAGCATTTGCATTAGTGGGCATGGCCGCTTTCTTCACCGGCGTGGTACGTGCGCCGGTGACCGGCATTGTTCTGGTCGCCGAAATGACTGGTAACGTGACAATGCTGCTGCCGATGCTGGGCGCCTGCTTCATGGCGATGCTTCTACCCATGCTGCTCGGCAATGCACCGATCTACGATTCTCTGCGTGAGCATACACTGCGCTTGGAGCGGCAAATCAGACAGAGGTGA
- a CDS encoding phosphoribosylanthranilate isomerase, with protein MLTQIYEVATPAEAEAISAIGVDHVGVLVGDGAFPRELPVHQAAAVMKAMRAPSVLSALFLSADVALIERMARELDPPIVHLGASNELLTPDHVVALRKSLPKIKFMRSVPVTGPVAVHVARTYDGIVEWILLDSHRIGDIQIGAQGVTHDWSISRTIVETVRTPVILAGGLGPDNVKEAIRSVQPAGVDSKTKTDCEGTHAKDLAKVEAFYRAANSG; from the coding sequence ATGCTGACGCAAATCTACGAGGTAGCGACACCCGCCGAAGCCGAAGCAATATCGGCAATCGGTGTGGATCATGTCGGCGTGCTTGTCGGTGATGGGGCCTTCCCCCGCGAGCTTCCGGTTCACCAGGCGGCAGCCGTCATGAAGGCGATGCGGGCGCCGTCCGTACTTTCAGCGCTGTTCCTCTCGGCGGATGTCGCTCTCATCGAACGGATGGCCAGGGAGCTTGATCCACCCATCGTGCATCTTGGCGCTTCGAACGAATTGCTTACGCCGGATCATGTCGTGGCGCTGCGAAAGTCTCTGCCAAAAATCAAATTCATGCGCAGCGTGCCCGTGACGGGACCTGTGGCGGTACACGTAGCGCGCACATATGATGGAATTGTCGAGTGGATCCTGCTCGATAGTCACCGCATAGGCGATATCCAAATTGGTGCACAAGGCGTGACGCATGACTGGAGCATCAGTCGAACGATCGTCGAGACTGTTCGTACCCCGGTCATACTCGCTGGCGGCCTCGGACCGGACAATGTCAAAGAGGCGATCCGGTCTGTCCAACCCGCCGGCGTTGACTCAAAAACGAAGACCGACTGCGAGGGCACCCACGCAAAAGACCTGGCGAAGGTCGAAGCTTTCTATCGCGCTGCGAACAGCGGTTAA
- a CDS encoding M48 family metalloprotease produces MTLLLAVCGWIVGGAEGMQRALLGSMPRPDETVISRENMYRWFGARLLSPAEVPDLFAILARVCGRAGLVRLPDLYCLPAPRDMNAYALGGPERSAIVLTEGLLRGMTRDEIAGILAHEVAHIRNNDAWTMSWATALRRAIDWTSLAGLALLRRSHHHGGMASSRTLAALLSAAPTLGQLLGLALSRVRELDADATALELTGNSRALIAALDKLERHHTGSASRPTSVFVHDPMRLLRSHPATSERVGTLLNLAY; encoded by the coding sequence ATGACGTTGCTGCTTGCCGTGTGCGGCTGGATCGTCGGCGGAGCCGAGGGAATGCAGCGGGCGCTGCTGGGAAGCATGCCCCGTCCCGACGAAACGGTCATCTCGCGCGAGAACATGTATCGCTGGTTCGGCGCTCGCCTGCTGTCCCCTGCCGAGGTGCCGGACTTGTTCGCCATTCTGGCAAGGGTGTGCGGCCGAGCCGGCCTGGTCCGACTGCCGGACCTTTATTGCCTGCCGGCACCGCGCGACATGAATGCCTATGCGCTCGGCGGGCCGGAACGCAGTGCCATCGTGCTGACCGAGGGCCTGCTGCGCGGCATGACGCGCGACGAAATTGCAGGGATATTGGCCCACGAAGTCGCTCACATCCGCAACAATGATGCCTGGACGATGAGCTGGGCGACGGCGTTGCGTCGCGCGATCGATTGGACATCACTCGCTGGCCTCGCACTGCTGCGGCGCAGCCATCATCACGGTGGTATGGCATCAAGCCGGACATTGGCGGCGCTGCTGAGCGCAGCTCCGACCCTCGGTCAGTTGCTTGGACTGGCGCTGTCGCGCGTGCGCGAACTCGATGCGGATGCAACAGCACTCGAACTGACCGGCAACTCGCGAGCGCTCATCGCCGCACTCGACAAGCTGGAGCGCCATCATACCGGCTCTGCGTCAAGGCCCACGTCCGTGTTCGTGCATGATCCGATGCGCTTGCTTCGCAGCCATCCCGCCACCTCCGAGCGCGTCGGCACATTGCTCAACCTCGCGTACTAG
- a CDS encoding GH1 family beta-glucosidase: MPDKVSRRQFAKIAGLSAAGIAAPGQSLEAKPAAAPRPAGGFPPGFLWGTATSSYQVEGAVNEDGRGPSIWDSFTRVAGKIEDGTNGDRANEHYHRYKDDIALIKELGCKAYRFSVAWPRVFPDGDGKPNPKGLDFYNRLIDELLTNGIEPWLTLYHWDLPQSLQDRFGGWRSAETCKAFGDYAAYVARHLTDRVKNVFTLNESGRFVYFGYGIGIDAPGLTLSQAEVNQVRHNTALAHGLAVQAVRGSGRRGTRVGPAENIDTCIPAIDTPENVRATEIALREMNASYLNVIMEGKYTDAFLKFAGANAPKYTDAELKIISSPVDFLGLNIYAPQNYVVASDKGAGFSLLPIPKSFPHMNSDWLRVGPETIYWVPKLAAKIWKTGAIYISENGASGDDQVTADGKIFDTDRIMFLRNYLAQLERATAEGVPVKGYFLWSLMDNFEWVFGLNKRFGLYHVNFDTQVRTPKLSASFYRNVIARNAAGA; encoded by the coding sequence ATGCCGGACAAGGTCTCGCGTCGCCAGTTTGCGAAGATCGCGGGGCTGTCCGCAGCGGGGATCGCAGCCCCCGGACAATCCCTCGAGGCGAAGCCGGCGGCGGCGCCGCGCCCGGCGGGAGGCTTTCCGCCGGGCTTCCTCTGGGGCACGGCGACCTCGTCCTACCAGGTCGAGGGCGCGGTCAACGAGGACGGGCGAGGGCCCTCGATCTGGGACAGTTTTACCCGCGTCGCCGGCAAGATCGAGGACGGCACCAATGGCGACCGGGCCAATGAGCATTACCATCGCTACAAGGACGACATCGCGCTGATCAAGGAGCTCGGCTGCAAGGCCTATCGTTTCTCGGTTGCCTGGCCGCGGGTGTTTCCGGATGGCGACGGCAAGCCGAACCCGAAGGGGCTCGACTTCTACAATCGCCTGATCGATGAGCTCCTGACCAACGGCATCGAGCCGTGGCTCACTCTTTATCATTGGGACCTGCCGCAATCGCTGCAGGATCGTTTCGGCGGCTGGCGCTCGGCCGAGACCTGCAAGGCGTTCGGCGATTATGCGGCCTATGTCGCGCGGCACCTGACCGATCGCGTCAAGAACGTGTTCACGCTGAACGAGAGCGGCAGGTTCGTCTATTTCGGCTACGGCATCGGCATCGACGCGCCGGGGCTGACGCTGTCGCAGGCCGAGGTGAACCAGGTCAGGCACAACACCGCGCTGGCGCACGGGCTCGCGGTGCAGGCGGTCCGCGGCTCCGGTCGCCGCGGCACGAGGGTCGGGCCGGCCGAGAACATCGATACCTGCATTCCGGCGATCGACACACCCGAGAACGTCCGCGCCACCGAGATCGCGCTGCGCGAGATGAACGCGAGCTATCTCAACGTGATCATGGAGGGCAAGTATACCGACGCCTTCCTGAAATTCGCAGGCGCCAACGCGCCGAAATACACCGATGCGGAGCTGAAGATCATCTCCTCGCCGGTCGATTTCCTCGGCCTCAACATATACGCGCCGCAGAACTATGTCGTGGCCTCCGACAAGGGCGCCGGCTTCTCGCTGCTGCCGATCCCAAAATCGTTTCCGCACATGAATTCGGACTGGCTGCGCGTCGGCCCCGAGACGATCTACTGGGTGCCGAAACTTGCGGCGAAGATCTGGAAGACGGGTGCGATCTATATCAGCGAGAACGGCGCCTCCGGCGACGATCAGGTCACCGCGGACGGCAAGATTTTCGACACCGATCGCATCATGTTTTTGCGCAACTACCTCGCCCAGCTCGAGCGCGCGACGGCGGAGGGCGTGCCGGTCAAGGGCTATTTCCTCTGGAGCCTGATGGACAATTTCGAGTGGGTGTTCGGGCTCAACAAGCGCTTCGGCCTCTATCACGTGAACTTCGACACCCAGGTCCGTACGCCAAAACTCAGCGCGAGCTTTTATCGCAACGTAATCGCGAGGAACGCAGCGGGGGCGTGA
- a CDS encoding Spy/CpxP family protein refolding chaperone, giving the protein MLKVVVAGTTALFVIASPIANAQNLQTSSSASPERLNAADRNNLTDMRIDLVKAALQLTPEQEKLWPSVESAIRARAEDRKARVAKIQETVGRRADESRVEALRNRDPIAFLQRRSEALAQRSADLDKLAEAWQPLYKTLNPEQRQRMAAIAIFVLRDMSDVVERRRATQSDDDDD; this is encoded by the coding sequence ATGTTGAAAGTCGTAGTGGCCGGAACAACTGCACTCTTCGTTATTGCATCCCCTATTGCCAACGCCCAAAACTTGCAGACTTCGTCTTCCGCGTCTCCGGAACGGTTAAATGCAGCGGACCGCAATAACCTGACGGACATGAGGATTGATCTGGTGAAGGCGGCGTTGCAACTGACACCTGAACAGGAAAAACTTTGGCCGTCTGTGGAGAGCGCCATTCGCGCCAGGGCGGAGGATCGGAAAGCGCGGGTCGCAAAAATCCAGGAAACAGTGGGTCGACGGGCCGACGAAAGCCGCGTCGAAGCCTTGCGCAATCGTGACCCAATCGCCTTTTTGCAACGACGCTCGGAAGCATTGGCTCAACGATCAGCCGATCTGGATAAACTCGCTGAGGCATGGCAGCCACTCTACAAGACTCTCAATCCCGAACAGAGGCAGCGCATGGCGGCCATCGCGATCTTCGTCCTCCGCGACATGAGTGATGTCGTGGAACGGCGAAGGGCGACGCAGTCTGACGACGACGACGACTGA
- a CDS encoding NUDIX hydrolase: MAKSSKLVAAKKGRVLLVRRRRDKLWMFPGGRKRAGESDRKCLRREIREELPNLKHGPLKLWREVRRKNRRSGRKMSDAIFLTKNASGRLKIGDKKEIDKAAWCKPRGLRLTPTSRYIRDRLFPK; this comes from the coding sequence ATGGCAAAGTCCTCCAAACTCGTTGCGGCAAAGAAGGGGCGCGTGCTCCTGGTCAGACGACGGCGCGATAAGCTCTGGATGTTTCCGGGCGGCCGCAAGCGTGCAGGTGAGAGTGACAGGAAGTGCCTGCGCCGCGAGATCAGGGAAGAATTGCCGAACCTGAAACACGGTCCGTTGAAGCTCTGGAGAGAAGTGAGGCGGAAAAACCGCCGATCCGGGCGGAAGATGAGCGATGCGATTTTCCTGACGAAGAACGCGTCCGGCAGGCTGAAGATCGGAGACAAGAAGGAGATCGACAAGGCGGCCTGGTGCAAGCCGCGAGGGCTCAGATTGACACCGACGTCGCGCTACATCCGGGACAGGCTGTTTCCGAAGTGA
- a CDS encoding acetyl-CoA C-acetyltransferase yields the protein MVDALIIDACRTPRGVGKAGKGALSGIHPQQLGATVLRALADRTGINTADVDDIVWGCSAQVATQSGDLGRMSALDAGYDVRASAVTLDRFCGSGITSVNMAAASIMAGAEDLVIAGGCEMMSMEGRRGGGPMMMDSGNLRLRARHPQSHQGVCADAIATMEGITRHDVDALGLESQKRAAHAMANGHFKKSLVPVYREDGSLALDHEEYPRPQTTMEGLSSLKPAFPAIADYALDDKGTTYRGLILQQYPDLKIDFVHHAGNSSGVVDGAAAILLASPAYARAHGLKPRARVVAMANMGDSPTLMLNAPVPATRKVLAKARLGIDDIDLFEINEAFAVVAEKYIRDLRLDRAKVNVNGGSIALGHPIGATGSILIGTILDELERRDLKRGLVTMCAAGGMAPAVIIERV from the coding sequence ATGGTTGACGCGCTGATCATCGATGCCTGTCGGACGCCGCGCGGGGTGGGCAAGGCCGGCAAGGGGGCGCTGTCGGGGATCCATCCGCAGCAATTGGGCGCCACCGTGCTGCGAGCGCTCGCCGATCGCACCGGCATCAACACCGCAGATGTCGACGACATCGTCTGGGGCTGTAGCGCACAGGTCGCAACGCAAAGCGGCGACCTCGGGCGGATGTCGGCGCTCGATGCCGGCTACGACGTGCGCGCCAGCGCGGTGACGCTCGACCGCTTCTGTGGCTCCGGCATCACCAGCGTCAATATGGCCGCGGCCTCGATCATGGCAGGCGCGGAAGATCTCGTCATCGCCGGCGGCTGTGAGATGATGTCGATGGAGGGACGGCGCGGCGGCGGTCCCATGATGATGGACTCTGGCAATCTGCGCCTGCGCGCGCGGCATCCGCAGTCGCATCAGGGCGTCTGTGCGGATGCGATCGCGACCATGGAAGGCATCACGCGGCACGATGTCGACGCGCTCGGGCTGGAGAGCCAGAAGCGCGCGGCGCATGCGATGGCGAATGGGCACTTCAAGAAGAGCCTCGTTCCCGTCTACCGCGAGGACGGCAGCCTCGCGCTCGACCACGAGGAGTATCCGCGGCCGCAGACCACGATGGAGGGCCTTAGCAGCCTCAAGCCGGCATTCCCTGCGATCGCGGACTATGCGCTCGACGACAAGGGGACGACCTATCGCGGCCTGATCCTGCAACAATATCCGGACCTCAAGATCGACTTCGTGCATCACGCCGGCAATTCCTCCGGCGTCGTCGATGGCGCCGCCGCGATCCTGCTGGCTTCGCCGGCCTATGCCAGGGCGCATGGGCTGAAGCCCCGCGCCCGCGTGGTCGCGATGGCCAACATGGGGGATTCGCCGACGCTGATGCTGAACGCGCCGGTGCCGGCGACCCGCAAGGTGCTGGCCAAGGCGAGGCTTGGCATCGACGACATCGATCTCTTCGAGATCAACGAGGCCTTTGCGGTGGTTGCGGAAAAATACATCCGCGACCTCAGGCTCGACCGCGCCAAGGTCAACGTCAACGGGGGCTCGATCGCGCTCGGCCACCCCATCGGCGCCACCGGCTCGATCCTGATCGGCACCATCCTCGACGAGCTCGAGCGGCGCGACCTGAAACGCGGCCTCGTCACCATGTGCGCGGCTGGCGGCATGGCGCCGGCGGTGATCATCGAGCGGGTCTAG
- a CDS encoding HU family DNA-binding protein, whose amino-acid sequence MPTQLSKSQLIEKIATATELSKRDVKNVMETLTDVGHKELKKNGLFLVPGFAKFVVIKKPATKARKGTNPFTGEEMMFKAKPARKIVRARPVKAAKDAVA is encoded by the coding sequence ATGCCAACCCAACTGTCCAAATCGCAGCTGATCGAAAAGATCGCGACTGCCACCGAGCTTTCCAAGCGCGACGTCAAGAACGTCATGGAGACCTTGACGGACGTCGGCCACAAGGAGCTCAAGAAGAACGGCCTCTTCCTGGTGCCGGGCTTCGCCAAGTTCGTGGTCATCAAGAAGCCCGCGACCAAGGCGCGCAAGGGTACCAACCCGTTCACGGGTGAAGAGATGATGTTCAAGGCCAAGCCGGCCCGGAAGATCGTCCGCGCACGGCCCGTGAAGGCCGCCAAGGACGCCGTGGCCTAA